The following proteins are co-located in the Rippkaea orientalis PCC 8801 genome:
- a CDS encoding pyridoxal-phosphate-dependent aminotransferase family protein: MQDKHMLMIPGPTPVPERVLLAMAKHPIGHRSGDFSQVIAEITADLKWLHQTTSDVLMLTVSGTGAMEAGIVNFLSPGDRVLVGNNGKFGERWVLVSRAFGLDVEEITAEWGKPLDPEAFREKLEADSQKTIKAVIITHSETSTGILNDLETINQYVKNHGEALIIVDAVTSLGAFNVPIDDWGLDVVASGSQKGYMIPPGLGFVAVSQKAWKAYETAKIPKFYLDLKAYKKATDKNSSPFTPPVNLMYGLQAALKMMKEEGLDAIFARHRRLTEATRAGVKALGLPLYAPDEAASTAITAVMPTGVDAEAIRSTMKKQFDIALAGGQDDLKGKIFRIGHLGFVGDRDILTAIAALESTLQTLGYQGATPGSGVAAAAKVLG, translated from the coding sequence ATGCAAGATAAACATATGTTAATGATCCCCGGCCCCACACCCGTCCCCGAACGGGTGTTGTTAGCCATGGCAAAACATCCCATTGGTCACCGGAGTGGAGATTTTAGTCAGGTTATTGCAGAAATTACCGCCGATCTGAAATGGTTACATCAAACCACCAGTGATGTCTTGATGTTAACGGTTAGCGGAACTGGGGCAATGGAAGCAGGGATCGTTAACTTCCTGAGTCCTGGCGATCGCGTTTTAGTGGGCAATAATGGGAAGTTTGGGGAACGTTGGGTTCTGGTGAGTCGGGCTTTTGGCCTAGACGTAGAAGAAATCACCGCCGAATGGGGTAAACCCCTCGATCCGGAAGCCTTCCGTGAAAAATTGGAAGCGGATAGCCAAAAAACTATTAAAGCGGTGATTATCACCCATTCAGAAACCTCTACAGGCATCCTGAATGACTTGGAAACGATCAATCAATACGTCAAAAATCACGGGGAAGCCTTAATTATCGTCGATGCTGTCACGAGTTTAGGCGCATTCAACGTTCCCATTGATGACTGGGGGTTAGATGTAGTCGCTTCAGGGTCACAAAAAGGCTATATGATCCCTCCAGGGTTAGGGTTTGTGGCAGTGAGTCAAAAAGCTTGGAAAGCCTACGAAACTGCCAAGATTCCTAAGTTTTATCTGGATTTAAAGGCTTATAAGAAAGCGACGGATAAAAATAGTTCTCCCTTTACTCCTCCCGTTAATCTGATGTATGGGTTACAGGCAGCCCTAAAAATGATGAAGGAGGAAGGCTTAGACGCGATTTTTGCCCGTCATCGTCGTTTAACGGAGGCTACCCGCGCCGGGGTCAAAGCGTTAGGGTTGCCCCTGTATGCCCCTGATGAGGCAGCTAGTACCGCGATCACGGCTGTTATGCCGACGGGAGTGGATGCGGAAGCCATTCGGTCAACCATGAAGAAGCAGTTTGATATTGCTTTAGCAGGAGGACAAGATGACCTCAAGGGGAAAATCTTCCGGATTGGTCATTTGGGGTTTGTGGGCGATCGCGATATTTTGACAGCGATCGCGGCCTTAGAGTCTACTCTCCAAACTCTCGGTTATCAAGGGGCAACTCCAGGGTCAGGAGTCGCTGCTGCTGCTAAAGTTTTAGGGTAA
- a CDS encoding DUF5340 domain-containing protein codes for MNPLPLPSLVHYELLLQLLERKSLTMTYEQPALQEQVQQLIVTLRKAKAQQKQLEAICEQTKIPFEHYWSLNSIDGQLNE; via the coding sequence ATGAATCCTCTTCCTCTACCGTCCTTGGTTCATTATGAATTATTGCTGCAATTACTAGAACGTAAAAGCTTAACGATGACCTATGAACAACCTGCCCTACAAGAACAGGTTCAGCAATTGATTGTTACCCTACGCAAAGCAAAAGCCCAACAAAAACAACTAGAAGCCATTTGCGAACAAACGAAAATTCCTTTTGAACATTATTGGTCTCTTAATAGTATTGATGGACAATTAAATGAATGA
- the trpC gene encoding indole-3-glycerol phosphate synthase TrpC has translation MQIRRRSPNPPVEVDTLRYQVKVPDGEPRHILEEIVWHKEKEVDRLRESLPLLELRKQVQHLPPPQDFLGAITQGKTQPALIAEVKKASPSKGVIREDFDPVAIAQAYVKGGASCLSVLTDAKFFQGSFENLALVRQSVDLPLLCKEFILYPYQIYLARTKGADAVLLIAAILSDRDLSYFLKIIQTLGMTALIEVHSLTELDRVLAIEGVSLIGINNRNLETFEVDLKTTSQLLAARRDKIQALGIKIISESGLHTPDDLQFVQQAGSDGVLIGESLVKQPDPTQAIANLFG, from the coding sequence ATGCAAATCCGAAGACGTTCTCCCAATCCACCTGTTGAAGTTGACACCCTACGCTACCAAGTCAAGGTTCCTGACGGTGAACCTAGACACATCCTCGAAGAAATTGTCTGGCATAAAGAAAAAGAAGTCGATCGCCTCCGAGAAAGTCTTCCCCTGCTAGAGTTACGAAAACAAGTCCAACATCTGCCCCCACCACAGGACTTTTTAGGGGCGATCACCCAAGGCAAAACCCAACCGGCCTTAATTGCAGAAGTCAAAAAAGCCTCCCCCAGTAAAGGAGTGATTCGAGAAGATTTCGATCCTGTTGCCATTGCCCAAGCGTACGTTAAAGGAGGGGCAAGTTGTTTGTCTGTCCTCACCGATGCTAAGTTTTTTCAAGGTAGCTTTGAGAACCTCGCCTTAGTTCGGCAAAGCGTCGATTTACCCCTGCTGTGTAAAGAATTTATCCTCTATCCCTATCAAATCTATTTAGCGCGGACAAAAGGGGCAGATGCGGTATTATTGATTGCAGCTATATTAAGCGATCGCGATCTCAGCTATTTCCTCAAAATTATTCAAACATTGGGGATGACAGCCCTAATTGAAGTCCATTCCTTAACCGAACTCGATCGCGTCTTAGCCATCGAAGGGGTATCCTTGATCGGTATTAATAACCGCAATTTAGAAACCTTTGAGGTAGATCTCAAGACCACTAGCCAATTATTAGCAGCCCGACGGGACAAAATCCAAGCCTTGGGGATTAAAATTATCAGTGAGTCAGGATTGCATACCCCTGACGATCTACAATTCGTCCAACAGGCCGGGTCTGATGGGGTGTTAATTGGGGAATCTTTGGTTAAACAACCTGATCCTACCCAAGCGATCGCCAATTTATTTGGTTAA
- a CDS encoding type II toxin-antitoxin system RelE/ParE family toxin, whose protein sequence is MAYRVIWSSKAVEDVDAIATYIARDSPSYAAAVIRQILDITRQLQQCPLAGEIICEGDNSTIREKLAYTYRVIYRVQGETVTVASVVHTKRLLGIT, encoded by the coding sequence ATGGCTTATCGAGTAATTTGGTCTTCCAAAGCAGTTGAGGATGTTGATGCAATTGCCACATACATAGCCCGTGACTCGCCTTCCTACGCGGCGGCAGTCATTCGGCAAATTCTTGATATTACCCGTCAGCTTCAGCAATGTCCTCTAGCGGGAGAAATTATTTGCGAAGGGGATAATTCAACTATTCGGGAGAAGTTGGCCTATACTTATCGGGTGATCTACCGGGTTCAAGGTGAAACGGTGACGGTTGCTTCGGTTGTCCACACTAAACGGTTATTAGGGATAACCTAA
- the bcp gene encoding thioredoxin-dependent thiol peroxidase: MSNFPKIGEPAPNFAAKNQKGETVSLSDFNAQWLVLYFYPKDNTPGCTTEAIDFTHHQAEFDALGATIIGVSPDSEKSHCKFIEKHHLSLQLISDEDHQVAEAYGVWGLKKFMGKEYMGIIRSTFLIDPDGKVAETWTKVKVKNHVEGVLNKLQELKGNSQQTLGYP; this comes from the coding sequence ATGAGTAATTTCCCTAAAATTGGAGAACCTGCCCCCAATTTCGCTGCCAAAAATCAAAAGGGAGAAACTGTTAGTCTCTCCGATTTTAACGCTCAATGGTTAGTGCTGTATTTTTACCCCAAAGATAATACCCCAGGATGTACCACAGAAGCCATTGATTTCACCCATCATCAAGCAGAATTTGACGCATTAGGGGCAACTATTATAGGAGTTAGTCCTGATAGCGAAAAGTCTCATTGTAAGTTTATTGAGAAACATCATTTATCCTTACAACTGATCAGTGATGAAGATCATCAAGTCGCTGAAGCTTATGGAGTCTGGGGATTAAAGAAATTTATGGGTAAGGAATATATGGGAATTATTCGCTCAACATTCCTGATTGATCCTGATGGAAAAGTAGCAGAAACTTGGACAAAAGTCAAGGTTAAAAACCATGTCGAAGGGGTTTTAAACAAACTTCAGGAATTGAAAGGTAATAGCCAACAGACTTTAGGTTATCCCTAA
- a CDS encoding M56 family metallopeptidase, with translation MHLLMIVVALTLAAIIRFCTPSSSLNWTTRWQRSLFYFVFPPLLLLMTSLAVMVMGYHGQMWGWQSSWYGYLLSVGFVIFASISFIKLAYQGWQSLQVINRYPQTIVEGKLARILDISFPYSAQIGFWNPELVVSKGLLNTLDQDHLNAVIAHEQAHANYRDTFWFFILGWLGRITFWLPNTDILWQDLLLIREIRADQQASQQVDALLIAESLVIVAQEINHIAVGNTLGIIEAAFHDKILSNRLNERIDALLTESESPIFNPLNLSYILLTFIPLVLIPFHC, from the coding sequence ATGCACTTATTAATGATAGTGGTAGCGTTAACTTTAGCAGCCATCATTCGCTTTTGCACCCCTTCATCTTCCCTCAATTGGACAACTCGCTGGCAGCGATCGCTCTTTTATTTTGTCTTCCCTCCGCTACTCCTATTAATGACATCCCTTGCCGTAATGGTCATGGGTTATCATGGGCAAATGTGGGGATGGCAATCAAGTTGGTATGGTTATTTATTGTCGGTAGGTTTTGTTATTTTTGCTAGTATTAGTTTCATTAAATTAGCGTATCAAGGATGGCAATCTTTACAGGTTATTAATCGTTATCCTCAAACTATTGTTGAAGGTAAACTTGCTAGAATCCTTGATATTTCCTTTCCCTATAGTGCCCAAATTGGATTTTGGAACCCTGAACTGGTGGTCAGTAAAGGACTTTTAAACACCTTAGATCAAGACCATTTAAACGCAGTGATTGCCCATGAACAAGCCCATGCTAACTATCGAGATACTTTCTGGTTTTTTATCTTAGGTTGGTTAGGGAGAATTACCTTTTGGTTGCCTAATACAGATATCCTATGGCAAGATTTATTATTAATCCGAGAAATCCGCGCCGATCAACAAGCATCTCAACAAGTTGATGCCCTATTAATTGCAGAATCTTTAGTGATTGTTGCTCAAGAAATCAATCATATTGCTGTAGGAAATACCCTAGGAATTATAGAAGCAGCATTCCATGATAAAATTCTATCTAATCGTCTTAATGAAAGAATTGATGCTTTATTAACAGAATCAGAAAGTCCTATTTTCAACCCCTTAAATTTAAGTTATATCTTATTAACTTTTATTCCTTTAGTGTTAATTCCTTTCCATTGTTAG
- a CDS encoding BlaI/MecI/CopY family transcriptional regulator, producing MSPLPDYRPKKLSLGYLEAEILDIIWDLGTATVKQIHDRILSDPERELAYASVTTVLNRLTEKGWLKCSKQGRAFSWVPLVSREQAQAIQSYDQLQQFLAISNPDIVAAFADSLDTASIEQLDAIASRLQAIRRQREKP from the coding sequence ATGTCTCCTTTACCCGACTATCGACCCAAAAAACTTTCCCTTGGCTATCTCGAAGCAGAAATCTTAGACATTATCTGGGACTTAGGAACCGCCACAGTTAAACAAATCCACGATCGCATTTTATCCGATCCTGAACGGGAATTAGCCTATGCTTCCGTGACCACCGTTTTGAACCGTCTGACGGAAAAAGGCTGGTTAAAATGTTCTAAACAAGGACGGGCTTTTTCTTGGGTTCCTCTAGTGTCCCGCGAACAGGCTCAAGCGATTCAATCCTACGATCAATTGCAACAATTCTTAGCGATCAGTAACCCTGATATTGTAGCCGCCTTTGCTGATAGTTTAGATACCGCAAGTATCGAACAACTAGATGCGATCGCGTCTCGTTTACAAGCTATTCGTCGTCAACGGGAGAAACCATAA
- a CDS encoding Gfo/Idh/MocA family protein, translating into MSISSTIRVAVVGTGFGQAIHIPGLVHHPRTEVIAVHNRNLEKAQAIADSHRIPYAFNSLEKLLSLPELDAVALSTPPFLHYEMGQQILQAGKHLLLEKPMAMSAQETKALYHLAKKKNVVVTTDFEFRYVPAWQLLSDYLQQGYVGKIRLIKIDWLVASRANPERPWNWYSRRDQGGGVLGAVGSHAFDYIHWLFGPVKRLSAQLSCTIKERPDPQENGKLKPVDADDTCLLLLELADGTPCQMSLSSVTYNGRGHWVEVYGDRGTLILGSDNLKDYVHGFHLQAAPAGKSLTELEIPKSLAFPQVFTDGRLAPFIRIVDRWVESIDQGQSLVPSLYEGVYSQLLMDLTHQSNDNQCWVNVPNLDQFLA; encoded by the coding sequence ATGAGTATTAGTTCAACCATTCGCGTCGCTGTTGTAGGAACAGGGTTTGGTCAAGCGATTCACATTCCAGGGTTAGTCCATCATCCTCGTACAGAAGTGATCGCCGTTCATAATCGTAACTTAGAAAAAGCACAAGCGATCGCAGACTCCCATCGTATTCCCTATGCGTTTAATAGCCTAGAAAAACTATTATCTTTACCTGAATTAGATGCGGTAGCTTTATCAACTCCTCCCTTTCTTCACTATGAAATGGGGCAACAAATTTTGCAAGCGGGCAAACATCTTTTATTAGAAAAACCCATGGCAATGTCTGCCCAAGAAACCAAAGCATTATATCATTTAGCCAAGAAAAAAAATGTCGTTGTGACTACTGATTTTGAATTTCGTTATGTTCCGGCTTGGCAACTCTTATCAGACTATTTACAACAGGGTTATGTTGGGAAAATTCGCCTGATTAAAATTGATTGGTTAGTGGCTAGTCGCGCTAACCCAGAACGTCCTTGGAATTGGTATTCTCGTCGAGATCAAGGAGGAGGCGTTTTAGGGGCTGTGGGTTCCCATGCTTTTGATTATATTCACTGGTTATTTGGTCCAGTGAAACGATTATCGGCTCAACTAAGTTGCACTATTAAAGAACGTCCTGATCCTCAAGAAAACGGCAAATTAAAGCCCGTTGATGCTGATGATACTTGTTTATTGTTATTAGAATTGGCTGACGGAACCCCTTGTCAAATGTCCCTCAGTTCCGTTACTTATAATGGTCGAGGACACTGGGTAGAAGTCTACGGCGATCGCGGGACTTTAATCTTAGGAAGTGACAACCTAAAAGATTATGTTCATGGGTTTCATTTACAGGCTGCACCCGCAGGAAAAAGCTTAACGGAATTGGAAATACCCAAAAGTTTAGCTTTCCCGCAAGTCTTTACCGATGGACGGTTAGCCCCTTTTATTCGTATTGTTGATCGTTGGGTAGAAAGTATTGATCAAGGTCAATCTTTAGTTCCTTCTTTATACGAGGGAGTTTACTCTCAATTATTAATGGATTTAACGCATCAATCTAATGATAATCAATGTTGGGTCAATGTTCCTAATTTAGATCAGTTTTTAGCTTGA
- a CDS encoding fatty acid desaturase, whose translation METVVKKSDFVLKPYIKSSNFRATFQLLNTLCPYFFLWFLAIKSVSISFWLLPPILILMTLFSVRCFSLMHDCGHYSLFKSKKANQIVGFLLGVINAIPQYPWSRGHVYHHKNNGDWEKYRGPSALITTQEFLNLSPRDQKIYALLRHPLMLFPGGFFYLAIKPRLALIAGIYDFIGHCIRCFRKDSSMSLSAIISTHKSKNWYTTAEFWHLLFNNICVVGSWILLSYFIGAGLFLSLYSITLTFSAVIFIYVFFVQHNFEGSYAHKTEGWDYLRGAIEGSSYLELPPILKWFSADIGYHNIHHLSEKIPNYHLEACHQANVHLLSNIKTLRISDMLHCSKFILWNPDINTLVSIESLQEYPLSQNTRAI comes from the coding sequence ATGGAAACTGTGGTTAAAAAGTCGGATTTTGTCCTAAAACCCTATATAAAAAGTAGCAACTTTCGAGCCACTTTTCAGCTACTAAATACCCTTTGTCCCTATTTCTTTCTCTGGTTTTTAGCGATTAAATCGGTTTCTATTTCTTTTTGGCTTCTTCCCCCCATTCTCATTTTAATGACTCTCTTTTCAGTCCGTTGTTTTTCTCTAATGCACGATTGTGGTCATTATTCACTGTTTAAGTCAAAAAAAGCTAATCAAATTGTTGGTTTTCTCTTAGGAGTCATTAATGCTATTCCTCAATATCCTTGGTCAAGAGGGCACGTTTATCACCATAAAAATAATGGAGATTGGGAAAAATATCGAGGTCCTTCTGCATTAATTACCACCCAAGAATTTCTAAATCTTAGCCCCAGAGATCAAAAGATTTATGCTTTGCTTAGACACCCCTTAATGCTTTTCCCAGGCGGGTTTTTTTATCTTGCGATTAAGCCAAGACTTGCTTTAATTGCTGGAATTTACGACTTTATTGGTCACTGTATCCGTTGTTTTAGAAAAGATTCTAGTATGAGTCTATCAGCCATCATCTCTACTCATAAATCTAAAAATTGGTATACAACAGCAGAGTTTTGGCATTTATTATTTAATAATATTTGTGTCGTCGGTAGTTGGATTCTACTAAGCTATTTTATTGGCGCAGGATTATTTTTAAGTCTCTACTCAATCACCTTAACCTTTTCGGCAGTTATTTTCATTTATGTCTTCTTTGTTCAGCATAATTTTGAGGGTTCCTATGCTCACAAAACAGAAGGTTGGGATTATCTACGCGGGGCGATTGAAGGCAGTAGCTATCTAGAATTACCCCCCATTCTTAAGTGGTTTTCCGCAGACATTGGTTATCACAATATTCACCATCTTTCTGAGAAAATTCCTAACTATCATCTAGAAGCTTGTCATCAAGCCAATGTTCACCTACTATCGAATATAAAAACTCTACGCATCAGCGATATGCTCCACTGTTCTAAGTTTATTTTGTGGAATCCTGACATCAATACCCTTGTCTCGATTGAATCATTGCAGGAGTATCCCCTTAGCCAAAATACCAGAGCGATTTAG
- the purM gene encoding phosphoribosylformylglycinamidine cyclo-ligase, with translation MDYREAGVDIQAGRSFVEKIRQGVESTYRREVLGGLGGFGGYFELPQGYQHPVLVSGTDGVGTKLKIAQALNQHHTIGIDLVAMCVNDVLTCGAEPLFFLDYLATGKLNPQQLSDVVQGIVEGCRLSGCALLGGETAEMPGFYPVGEYDVAGFCVGIVEKSKILDGSQVNIGDIAIGLASSGVHSNGFSLVRKIVEVNGLNWSDRPQLLNGQTLGEVLLTPTQLYVKPILNALNSGLDIHAMAHITGGGLPENLPRCLDKGQSVEIIDKSWNILPIFQWIAQQGQISPASMYETFNMGIGFVVIVPPEKAQLAVNFLENQGILAYEIGKVIEGKGEVVIESND, from the coding sequence ATGGATTATCGAGAAGCAGGGGTAGACATACAAGCAGGGCGTTCTTTTGTTGAAAAAATTCGCCAAGGAGTCGAAAGTACCTACCGTCGAGAAGTGTTAGGGGGACTTGGGGGGTTTGGAGGGTATTTCGAGTTACCCCAAGGGTATCAACACCCCGTTCTTGTCTCTGGAACCGATGGTGTAGGAACAAAACTCAAAATAGCCCAAGCGTTAAACCAACATCACACCATTGGTATTGACTTAGTGGCTATGTGTGTTAACGATGTTCTTACCTGCGGGGCCGAACCCCTATTCTTCCTCGACTATTTAGCTACCGGAAAGCTGAACCCTCAACAACTCAGCGATGTAGTTCAAGGAATTGTAGAAGGGTGTCGCTTGAGTGGTTGTGCCCTATTAGGGGGAGAAACCGCCGAAATGCCCGGATTTTACCCCGTTGGAGAATACGATGTAGCCGGGTTTTGTGTGGGAATTGTAGAAAAAAGCAAGATTTTGGATGGTTCTCAAGTCAATATCGGGGATATCGCCATTGGACTGGCTAGTAGCGGAGTACACAGTAATGGCTTTAGCTTAGTGCGTAAAATTGTCGAAGTCAATGGGTTAAACTGGAGCGATCGCCCTCAGTTATTGAATGGTCAAACTCTAGGGGAAGTCCTTCTCACCCCTACTCAACTCTACGTTAAACCGATCCTTAATGCCTTAAATTCGGGACTAGATATCCATGCTATGGCGCATATTACAGGAGGAGGACTCCCCGAAAACCTGCCTCGTTGCTTAGATAAAGGGCAATCTGTGGAAATTATCGACAAAAGTTGGAATATTCTCCCTATTTTTCAATGGATCGCCCAACAAGGTCAAATTAGTCCCGCCAGTATGTACGAAACCTTCAATATGGGAATTGGATTTGTCGTGATTGTTCCTCCAGAAAAAGCCCAATTAGCTGTAAATTTCCTAGAGAATCAAGGAATTTTAGCTTATGAGATAGGTAAAGTCATCGAAGGAAAGGGAGAAGTCGTGATTGAGTCT